The following coding sequences are from one Arachis hypogaea cultivar Tifrunner chromosome 7, arahy.Tifrunner.gnm2.J5K5, whole genome shotgun sequence window:
- the LOC112702509 gene encoding AP3-complex subunit beta-A: MFPQFGATAESLSKASTAVFRIGTDAHLYDDPDDVNIAPLLESKFDSEKTEALKRLLALIAQGFDVSNFFPQVVKNVASQSLEVKKLVYLYLLHYAEKRPNEALLSINCFQKDLGDTNPLVRAWALRAMAGIRLHVIAPLVLVAVGKCARDPSVYVRKCAANALPKLHDLRMEEHTSAIEEIVGMLLNDNSPGVVGAAASAFASVCPNNFSLIGRNYKKLCEILPDVEEWGQIILIGILLRYVIASYGLVKESIMFSLYGKDDNLEVDEQDFILKEDTGYTSEKTLSELANMILQCYIEGPDEYLSRSSSANMVPPKLDVSQFTSCSNDIVKILLKCTSPLLWSNNSAVVLAAAGVHWIMASKGDLKRIVKPLLFLMRSSYASRYVVLCNIQVFVKAMPSLFAPHYEDFFVCSSDSYQIKALKLEILSSVAVESSVSFILKEFQDYIRDPDRKFAADTVAAIGLCAQKLPKMATTCVEGLLTLIRQEYFCGEIRSMDGEDGVLIQAIISIKSIIKLDPPSYEKVIIQLVRSLDAIKIPSARAMIIWLVGEYCSLGEIIPRMVSTVLKYLARCFTSEALETKLQILNTTAKVLICNTGEDISTLQKVWSYVIELAECDMNYDVRDRSRFLKKLFSCNVDSQNHVEEQNSESQKRDQSYVFAECIFGRQTTAVTVPTEPINDRFYLPGSLSQLVFHAAPGYEPLPKPCSLPYIDFDQNDGTANSDSDEDGDPSTSGSVDEGSASDYSSEQSVTASSEADGSDEIDSGNEGNNNVDPLIQISDTGNVSEEQNGGVHSRFGDLMSTKSLESWLDEPAKSSKENETNQSRARRSSARITIGNIRSRIKPKYYTLLDPANGNGLKVNYSFSTETSSVSSHLVSLEVFFENCSSEAMSDIVLIDESSNRSSDPSTNQTPSTTENTMKIHTENPAMVSMEDIPSLEPGQTENRTLLVRFHHHLLPLKLALFCNDTKFPVKLKPDIGYFVKPLPISIEAFRDKESHLPGMFEYIRSCTFTDHLVELNKGSNSLTEDKFLVICEALALKMMSNANLSLVSVDMPVASNLDDASGLCLRFSSEILSNSMPCLITVTVEGKCSDPLTVSVKVNCEETVFGLNFLNRVVNFLAEPSVTRS; the protein is encoded by the exons TTACTCGCTCTCATCGCTCAAGGCTTCGACGTCTCGAACTTCTTCCCTCAG GTTGTTAAAAATGTTGCTTCTCAGTCATTGGAAGTGAAGAAGCTCGTGTACTTGTACCTCCTTCATTATGCTGAAAA GCGTCCAAATGAAGCATTGCTATCAATTAATTGTTTCCAAAAGGACCTGGGGGACACAAATCCATTGGTCCGCGCATGGGCACTTCGTGCCATGGCAGGAATTCGCCTTCATGTAATTGCACCTCTTGTTCTTGTTGCGGTGGGAAAATGTGCTAGAGATCCTTCTGTCTATGTTAGAAAATGTGCAGCTAATGCTCTTCCTAAGCTTCATGATTTGCGGATGGAGGAACATACTTCTGCAATTGAAGAG ATTGTTGGAATGTTGTTAAATGACAATTCCCCTGGAGTTGTTGGAGCTGCTGCTTCTGCATTTGCTTCTGTCTGTCCGAACAATTTTTCATTGATTGGAAGAAACTACAAAAAGTTGTGTGAAATCCTTCCTGATGTGGAAGAATGGGGTCAAATAATTCTAATTGGGATCCTTCTGCGGTATGTGATAGCTAGTTATGGGCTTGTCAAAGAATCTATCATGTTTTCTTTGTATGGTAAAGATGATAATTTGGAGGTAGATGaacaagattttattttaaaagaagataCTGGTTATACCTCTGAGAAGACTTTATCTGAATTAGCAAATATGATCTTGCAATGTTACATTGAAGGACCAGATGAGTACTTATCACGGTCAAGTTCTGCAAATATGGTTCCTCCTAAATTAGATGTATCACAGTTTACATCTTGCAGTAATGATATTGTGAAGATCCTGCTGAAGTGTACATCACCATTGCTATGGAGTAATAACAGCGCAGTTGTTCTTGCAGCTGCTGGTGTACATTGGATAATGGCTTCTAAGGGCGATCTTAAAAGAATTGTTAAACCACTCTTGTTTCTAATGAGATCATCATATGCCTCCAGATATGTG GTATTATGCAATATTCAAGTGTTTGTTAAAGCCATGCCATCTCTCTTTGCTCCACACTATGAAGACTTCTTCGTATGTTCTTCAGATTCCTATCAGATAAAAGCGCTTAAGCTGGAAATACTTTCTTCTGTAGCTGTGGAGTCATCTGTTTCATTTATTCTTAAAGAATTTCAG GATTATATTAGAGATCCAGATAGGAAATTTGCTGCTGACACAGTTGCTGCCATTGGGTTATGTGCTCAGAAACTCCCAAAAATGGCAACTACATGTGTAGAAGGGTTGTTGACTCTAATTAGACAGG AATACTTTTGCGGGGAAATTAGATCCATGGATGGAGAAGATGGTGTGCTAATTCAGGCAATAATATCCATCAAATCAATCATAAAATTAGACCCACCCAGTTATGAGAAG GTCATAATTCAATTGGTCCGTAGTTTAGATGCAATCAAGATTCCTTCTGCCCGTGCAATGATTATTTGGCTGGTGGGGGAGTATTGCTCTTTGGGTGAGATAATTCCAAGAATGGTGAGCACAGTACTCAAGTATCTTGCTCGGTGTTTTACTTCAGAAGCACTGGAAACGAAGCTTCAGATTCTTAATACAACTGCAAAG GTCCTGATTTGTAATACTGGAGAAGATATTTCGACCCTGCAAAAAGTTTGGAGCTATGTAATTGAATTGGCTGAGTGCGACATGAATTATGACGTCCGTGATCGATCACGTTTCTTGAAGAAACTTTTCTCATGCAATGTGGATTCACAAAATCATGTTGAAGAACAAAATAGTGAATCACAAAAAAGAGATCAGTCATATGTATTTGCGGAATGCATATTTGGTAGACAGACAACAGCTGTGACTGTGCCAACTGAACCCATCAATGATCGATTTTATCTTCCGGGATCTCTGTCACAGTTAGTATTCCATGCAGCTCCAGGCTATGAGCCTCTCCCCAAACCTTGTAGTCTTCCATACATTGATTTTGATCAGAATGATGGAACTGCTAACAGCGATTCAGATGAAGATGGTGATCCTAGTACATCTGGATCTGTGGATGAGGGAAGTGCTTCAGATTATAGTTCTGAACAGTCGGTTACTGCTTCAAGTGAAGCTGATGGCAGTGATGAAATTGATTCTGGAAATGAAGGCAACAACAATGTTGATCCTTTGATTCAGATTTCAGACACGGGTAATGTATCTGAAGAACAAAATGGTGGGGTTCACTCCAGATTTGGGGACTTGATGTCCACAAAGTCTCTTGAATCTTGGTTGGACGAGCCAGCCAAGTCATCTAAAGAAAATGAAACAAATCAAAGCCGAGCCCGTAGATCTTCAGCCAGAATAACAATTGGAAATATTAGAAGCCGAATTAAACCCAAATACTACACGCTCTTAGATCCAGCAAATGGAAATGGGTTAAAAGTTAATTATTCATTTTCAACTGAGACTTCTAGTGTATCCTCTCATCTTGTCTCCCTAGAAgtattctttgagaattgttcttCAGAGGCCATGTCTGATATAGTCTTAATAGATGAGAGTTCTAACAGAAGCTCAGATCCTAGTACAAACCAGACGCCATCTACAACAGAAAA TACTATGAAAATCCATACTGAAAATCCAGCTATGGTTTCCATGGAGGACATCCCTTCTTTGGAGCCTGGTCAGACAGAAAACCGCACTCTGCTAGTTCGCTTTCATCACCATCTTTTGCCTCTAAAACTGGCTTTATTTTGCAATGACACAAAATTCCCTGTTAAGTTAAAGCCCGACATTGGGTACTTTGTAAAACCACTTCCAATCAGCATTGAAGCTTTCAGGGATAAGGAATCCCACCTTCCAGGGATGTTTGAATACATAAGGAG TTGTACCTTCACTGATCACCTTGTAGAGTTGAACAAGGGCAGCAACTCTCTGACAGAGGACAAATTTCTTGTGATCTGTGAAGCCTTGGCACTAAAGATGATGAGCAATGCAAATCTTTCTCTTGTATCTGTAGATATGCCTGTTGCTTCCAACCTTGATGATGCATCTGGTTTGTGCCTGCGTTTCAGCAGTGAGATCTTGAGCAATTCCATGCCATGCTTAATTACAGTCACTGTTGAAGGTAAATGCTCTGATCCATTGACAGTTTCTGTAAAAGTCAATTGTGAAGAGACTGTATTTGGCTTAAATTTCTTAAATAGGGTTGTCAATTTCTTAGCTGAGCCATCTGTTACCCGCTCATAA
- the LOC112702510 gene encoding uncharacterized protein isoform X1, with amino-acid sequence MKFEDYLMEKSQEPQKRKELEKEVVILQAQLKGEQAMNRVLRCALQGPVFSLPLIPSVFPPQVHELLEELAMVEEEIVLLERKVKELKLRLYQERELETMQHRRKLNNKIYKKQCQESSEYGPMITEHRCSSHNYEVFTKGRKSRDTRASLSSSWDIHSLLSMPRRSNEYEAARRSTQKIPRQYPIQIETSIEKPNELSEELVKCLIGIFLELNRASSLDRNRIEESETVPRLITLSCMKSTGFISKTSFSCKTPSFHSNGNASYYDPYGTSSDLDCTARDVGPYKHLIQITTTSLDIERFSHCLPAFKKLRTLMHKLCDVDLSFLTYKQKLAFWINIYNACIMNAFLDHGLPSTNDKLLSLMNKAAMNVSGIVLNALAIEHFILRHPYESKQGSVDEKEVLLRHAYGLGYPEPNITFALCRGTWSSPALRVYTAEEVVNELGRAKVEYLEAAVGITSKRKIIVPKLLQWHMEDFADDMESLIEWIYSQLPRSGSLKRAMMECLIRETKYPISKMVEVQSYESQFRYLLPI; translated from the exons ATGAAATTCGAAGACTATCTAATGGAGAAAAGCCAAGAGCCCCAGAAAAGAAAAGAGCTTGAGAAAGAG GTTGTGATATTGCAAGCTCAGTTGAAGGGAGAACAAGCAATGAATAGGGTCTTACGTTGTGCTCTTCAAGGACCTGTTTTTTCTCTTCCACTCATTCCCTCTGTTTTTCCACCGCag GTTCATGAGCTTCTTGAAGAATTGGCAATGGTTGAGGAGGAGATAGTTTTGCTTGAAAGAAAAGTTAAGGAACTAAAACTAAGATTGTACCAAGAGAGAGAATTGGAAACAATGCAACATAGAAGGaagcttaataataaaatatataagaagCAGTGTCAAGAGTCATCAGAATATGGACCAATGATTACTGAGCATAGATGCAGTTCACATAATTATGAAGTCTTCACCAAAGGGAGAAAATCAAGAGATACAAGAGCCTCTCTAAGTTCATCATGGGATATACATAGCCTACTTTCCATGCCAAGAAGGTCAAatg AATATGAAGCAGCAAGAAGGAGCACTCAAAAGATTCCAAGACAGTACCCTATACAAATAGAAACATCCATTGAGAAACCAAATGAATTGTCAGAAGAACTTGTGAAATGTCTCATAGGAATTTTTCTTGAGTTGAACCGGGCATCATCATTGGACAGAAACAGAATAGAAGAATCTGAAACTGTGCCAAGACTCATTACTCTTTCATGTATGAAATCCACAGGGTTCATTTCAAAGACCTCATTCAGCTGCAAGACACCTTCATTCCATTCAAATGGCAATGCTTCTTATTATGATCCTTATGGAACTTCTTCAGATTTAGATTGCACTGCAAGGGATGTTGGACCTTACAAGCACTTGATTCAAATCACTACCACTTCATTGGATATTGAACGTTTCTCTCACTGCTTACCAGCATTCAAAAAATTGAG GACCTTGATGCATAAGTTATGTGATGTGGATTTAAGTTTCTTGACCTACAAGCAGAAATTGGCATTCTGGATAAACATATACAATGCCTGCATAATGAAT GCATTTTTGGATCATGGCCTTCCTTCTACAAATGATAAACTGTTGTCTCTTATGAATAAG GCAGCAATGAATGTAAGTGGGATAGTACTCAATGCTCTGGCTATCGAACACTTTATTCTTCGACATCCGTATGAATCAAAACAG GGTTCCGTGGACGAGAAGGAAGTGTTATTGCGACATGCTTATGGTCTGGGGTATCCAGAGCCCAACATAACTTTTGCTCTTTGTCGCGGCACTTGGTCGTCACCGGCG CTAAGGGTGTACACAGCAGAGGAAGTGGTGAACGAACTGGGGAGGGCAAAAGTGGAATACTTGGAAGCTGCAGTGGGAATAACAAGCAAGAGGAAGATAATAGTGCCAAAGCTATTGCAGTGGCATATGGAAGATTTTGCGGATGACATGGAGTCACTAATAGAATGGATATACAGCCAATTGCCACGTTCAGGATCATTGAAGAGAGCCATGATGGAGTGTCTAATAAGAGAAACAAAGTACCCCATTTCTAAAATGGTAGAAGTCCAATCATATGAATCTCAATTCCGATATCTCCTACCCATTTAA
- the LOC112702510 gene encoding uncharacterized protein isoform X2, which produces MKFEDYLMEKSQEPQKRKELEKEVVILQAQLKGEQAMNRVLRCALQGPVFSLPLIPSVFPPQVHELLEELAMVEEEIVLLERKVKELKLRLYQERELETMQHRRKLNNKIYKKQCQESSEYGPMITEHRCSSHNYEVFTKGRKSRDTRASLSSSWDIHSLLSMPRRSNEYEAARRSTQKIPRQYPIQIETSIEKPNELSEELVKCLIGIFLELNRASSLDRNRIEESETVPRLITLSYLDCTARDVGPYKHLIQITTTSLDIERFSHCLPAFKKLRTLMHKLCDVDLSFLTYKQKLAFWINIYNACIMNAFLDHGLPSTNDKLLSLMNKAAMNVSGIVLNALAIEHFILRHPYESKQGSVDEKEVLLRHAYGLGYPEPNITFALCRGTWSSPALRVYTAEEVVNELGRAKVEYLEAAVGITSKRKIIVPKLLQWHMEDFADDMESLIEWIYSQLPRSGSLKRAMMECLIRETKYPISKMVEVQSYESQFRYLLPI; this is translated from the exons ATGAAATTCGAAGACTATCTAATGGAGAAAAGCCAAGAGCCCCAGAAAAGAAAAGAGCTTGAGAAAGAG GTTGTGATATTGCAAGCTCAGTTGAAGGGAGAACAAGCAATGAATAGGGTCTTACGTTGTGCTCTTCAAGGACCTGTTTTTTCTCTTCCACTCATTCCCTCTGTTTTTCCACCGCag GTTCATGAGCTTCTTGAAGAATTGGCAATGGTTGAGGAGGAGATAGTTTTGCTTGAAAGAAAAGTTAAGGAACTAAAACTAAGATTGTACCAAGAGAGAGAATTGGAAACAATGCAACATAGAAGGaagcttaataataaaatatataagaagCAGTGTCAAGAGTCATCAGAATATGGACCAATGATTACTGAGCATAGATGCAGTTCACATAATTATGAAGTCTTCACCAAAGGGAGAAAATCAAGAGATACAAGAGCCTCTCTAAGTTCATCATGGGATATACATAGCCTACTTTCCATGCCAAGAAGGTCAAatg AATATGAAGCAGCAAGAAGGAGCACTCAAAAGATTCCAAGACAGTACCCTATACAAATAGAAACATCCATTGAGAAACCAAATGAATTGTCAGAAGAACTTGTGAAATGTCTCATAGGAATTTTTCTTGAGTTGAACCGGGCATCATCATTGGACAGAAACAGAATAGAAGAATCTGAAACTGTGCCAAGACTCATTACTCTTTCAT ATTTAGATTGCACTGCAAGGGATGTTGGACCTTACAAGCACTTGATTCAAATCACTACCACTTCATTGGATATTGAACGTTTCTCTCACTGCTTACCAGCATTCAAAAAATTGAG GACCTTGATGCATAAGTTATGTGATGTGGATTTAAGTTTCTTGACCTACAAGCAGAAATTGGCATTCTGGATAAACATATACAATGCCTGCATAATGAAT GCATTTTTGGATCATGGCCTTCCTTCTACAAATGATAAACTGTTGTCTCTTATGAATAAG GCAGCAATGAATGTAAGTGGGATAGTACTCAATGCTCTGGCTATCGAACACTTTATTCTTCGACATCCGTATGAATCAAAACAG GGTTCCGTGGACGAGAAGGAAGTGTTATTGCGACATGCTTATGGTCTGGGGTATCCAGAGCCCAACATAACTTTTGCTCTTTGTCGCGGCACTTGGTCGTCACCGGCG CTAAGGGTGTACACAGCAGAGGAAGTGGTGAACGAACTGGGGAGGGCAAAAGTGGAATACTTGGAAGCTGCAGTGGGAATAACAAGCAAGAGGAAGATAATAGTGCCAAAGCTATTGCAGTGGCATATGGAAGATTTTGCGGATGACATGGAGTCACTAATAGAATGGATATACAGCCAATTGCCACGTTCAGGATCATTGAAGAGAGCCATGATGGAGTGTCTAATAAGAGAAACAAAGTACCCCATTTCTAAAATGGTAGAAGTCCAATCATATGAATCTCAATTCCGATATCTCCTACCCATTTAA
- the LOC112703976 gene encoding 16 kDa phloem protein 1 codes for MAIGFMEVQLLKANDLKVTDFLGKIDPYVVIQYKGQEQRSTVANGQGRNPTWNEKFMFRAEYPTGSGDQYKLILKIMDKDTFSKDDSLGQAIIYVKDLLAQGIENGGAKLQALKYRVIDENNSYCGEVDVAITFTPKVEEKFIGEDIGGWKESCY; via the exons ATGGCAATTGGGTTCATGGAGGTGCAGCTTCTCAAAGCAAATGACCTCAAAGTCACTGATTTTTTGG GCAAAATAGATCCATATGTTGTGATACAATACAAAGGGCAAGAGCAAAGGAGCACAGTTGCTAATG GGCAAGGAAGAAATCCAACGTGGAATGAGAAATTTATGTTCAGAGCAGAGTACCCAACTGGATCTGGAGATCAATACAAGCTCATTCTCAAAATCATGGACAAGGACACTTTTTCTAAGGATGATTCTCTTGGCCAAGCCAT AATCTATGTTAAAGATTTATTGGCCCAAGGGATAGAGAATGGAGGTGCTAAGCTACAAGCTCTCAAGTATAGAGTAATTGATGAAAACAACTCATATTGTGGTGAAGTTGATGTTGCCATAACTTTTACCCCAAAG GTGGAAGAGAAATTTATTGGTGAAGATattggaggatggaaagaaagttGCTACTAG